Within the Salvia hispanica cultivar TCC Black 2014 chromosome 4, UniMelb_Shisp_WGS_1.0, whole genome shotgun sequence genome, the region AGCATTGGTGTATGAATTCAAAGCCAACAGGAGTCTAGACAAATGGCTTCACAACAACGAGGAAGAAAGTGGTGGAGATTTCAAGAGGCTTAGCATAATCCAAAGGCTCAACATTGCCTTAGATATTGCTCAAGGGGTTGAGTACCTTCACTTTGGTAGTGGTTCATCTATTATCCATGGTGATTTGAAGCCCAACAACATTCTCTTGGATCATGATATGGTTGCTTGTGTTGGGGATTTCGGATTAGCTAAGATTCACTCAAACATACTTCCATCATCATGTGAAAGCAACATGAGTTCCATTGGAATCAAGGGTACCATAGGGTATGTCCCTCCAGGTATATTCTTGCATTACATCCTGAACTTTGTTACATAGCAACTTTATAGTCcgaatttaacttttttttttcttttcttgtaaCTTTTGTGTAGAATATGGCACGTTTGGCTCGATATCTATGCTAGGGGATGTATATAGTTTCGGGGTCATCCTTCTGGAGATGTTCACAAATAAAAGGCCAACAAATGATTTATTTGGTGGTGAGGTAAATATCCATAGATATGTGAACTCTGCTTTGCCACATGGAATAATGGAAATTATTGATCCAGAATTAGACACGAGAGCTTTGAAAATGGAGTTTATTGTTCGTATTTTAAAGATTGGAGTCTCATGTTCAAAGGAGAATCCAAGAGATAGGATGCCAATGAATCTTGTTGTTAGTGAATTGGCTGGTATTCTAGCCCAATGTATGAACTAGATAACTTGTTTTCTTCAAGTCTTAATTATCTTTGGTCCTGTTTTTGGGTATTAATCCGCTGACTTGGATAGAGTGTTATTAGTTGAGTGAAGTTTCTCACTCGCATGACTGCACCTGTATTCTACATTCAAgaactttatcttttttttttcttatattcttcaattttaatatttatttatattattttaactttgtataatttgataattataattaatgaattattattcaatatatgattataatttttattcgtAATTGATTATTAGGGTTTATtgtttacataattaattttacaaattatatcaaaatcaaaactcatttattgtttttgttctgaataaaatgaagaaagaaacatATTGACCCACCTTTGAAAGAGTTTGATATTCATTTAGTACCAGGAAAACACATATATTGAAGGGAAGTCTTGAAGAGATAATAATAcctttatgaatttttaatgaaattagaGAATTGATAAGaattttgatgataaatttaatacCTATGTATATAAGGACTGATGGGAGTAT harbors:
- the LOC125224422 gene encoding probable LRR receptor-like serine/threonine-protein kinase At3g47570; translation: MSSLMGLLELDLSRNNLSGSIPSFLGSLKLQKLNLSFNRLQGEVPTRGVFTKKNSIFLDGNLGFCGGIAEMMFPPCKGVESSKEKLSILWKILIPIMIIGGLCIVILIFFKCKESNGNPSPFVDTIGVQLFMRFSYADLVKATNGFSESNVLGFGRFGSVYKAIIDDDNDTIVAVKVLNLDVKGASKSFMAECRALGGIRHRNLVKLVSVCDTVDFKGNDFKALVYEFKANRSLDKWLHNNEEESGGDFKRLSIIQRLNIALDIAQGVEYLHFGSGSSIIHGDLKPNNILLDHDMVACVGDFGLAKIHSNILPSSCESNMSSIGIKGTIGYVPPEYGTFGSISMLGDVYSFGVILLEMFTNKRPTNDLFGGEVNIHRYVNSALPHGIMEIIDPELDTRALKMEFIVRILKIGVSCSKENPRDRMPMNLVVSELAGILAQCMN